In Miscanthus floridulus cultivar M001 chromosome 5, ASM1932011v1, whole genome shotgun sequence, one genomic interval encodes:
- the LOC136452409 gene encoding ABC transporter G family member 10-like: MEATTVMSQGGGGRRRQRYRIETRALSYVLPPRGARFIPWSASAAGAGGKEEDQRLLLRGVTCEAPPGELVAIVGPSGAGKTTLLSVLAGSADPARAAGGEVLVNGLPMDAARFRRVSGYVPQDDALFPALTVEESLVYSARLRLRLRGGGGGGGPSSSGAAEDRARELMAELGLDHVAASRVADVSGGERRRVSIGMDLVHDPAVLLLDEPTSGLDSGSALHIVKMLRDMAAKHDKTVVLTIHQPGFRILELIDRVVLLADGAVRHHGSLDFLQSRLIATGHAIPAHVNVLEYAMETIDSLKPDVAVAATAVTTITAAAASANPVPASARQTGYANSPASEVRILAGRFAKTVLRTPQLFAARMAQSVLAGAFLGSVFLGTTDLQSRLGFFAFNLTYLLSSTTEALPVFLHERRILERETSRGAYRVSSYVASNAAVFLPFLLAAALLYAAPVYWLVGLAREPAAFAYFALVVWLVMLTANSFVACLSAVAPNYIVGNSIVSGLIGCFFLFSGYFVASTNIPRYWVFMHYASLFKYPFEALVVNEYGGARGGRECLASAGGGAGALCVLDGAGLLRQQGMREGMRWTNLGVMIGFVVGYRLLCFVFLCIRCHRTRR, encoded by the coding sequence ATGGAGGCGACGACGGTGATGTcgcagggcggcggcggccgccggagGCAGCGGTACCGCATCGAGACCAGGGCGCTGTCGTACGTGCTCCCGCCGCGCGGGGCGCGCTTCATCCCGTGGTCCGCGTCCGCCGCCGGGGCCGGGGGGAAGGAGGAGGACCAGAGGCTGCTGCTGCGCGGCGTCACGTGCGAAGCGCCGCCGGGGGAGCTGGTGGCGATCGTGGGGCCGAGCGGCGCGGGCAAGACGACGCTGCTGTCGGTGCTGGCCGGGTCAGCGGACCCAGCAAGGGCGGCGGGCGGGGAGGTGCTGGTGAACGGGCTGCCCATGGACGCCGCCAGGTTCCGCCGCGTGTCGGGGTACGTGCCGCAGGACGACGCGCTGTTCCCGGCGCTCACCGTCGAGGAGTCGCTCGTGTACAGCGCGCGCCTGCGCCTGaggctgcgcggcggcggcggcggcggggggccGTCGTCGTCCGGCGCGGCGGAGGACCGGGCGCGGGAGCTCATGGCGGAGCTCGGGCTGGACCACGTCGCCGCGTCCAGGGTCGCCGACGTGTCCGGCGGCGAGCGCAGGCGGGTGTCCATCGGGATGGACCTCGTGCACGACCCGGCCGTGCTGCTGCTGGACGAGCCCACGTCGGGGCTCGACTCGGGGTCCGCGCTCCACATTGTCAAGATGCTCAGGGACATGGCCGCCAAGCACGACAAGACCGTCGTGCTCACCATCCACCAGCCCGGGTTCCGCATCCTCGAGCTCATCGACCGCGTCGTGCTCCTCGCCGACGGCGCCGTCCGACACCACGGCTCCCTCGACTTCCTCCAGTCACGCCTCATCGCCACGGGCCACGCCATCCCCGCCCACGTCAACGTCCTCGAGTACGCCATGGAGACCATCGACTCCCTCAAGCCCGACGTCGCAGTAGCAGCCACTGCGGTCACCAcgatcaccgccgccgccgcttcggcGAACCCGGTGCCCGCATCCGCGCGGCAAACGGGGTACGCCAACTCGCCCGCGTCGGAGGTGCGCATCCTGGCGGGGCGGTTCGCCAAGACGGTGCTGCGGACGCCGCAGCTGTTCGCGGCGCGGATGGCGCAGTCGGTGCTGGCCGGCGCGTTCCTCGGCAGCGTCTTCCTGGGCACCACCGACCTGCAGTCCCGCCTCGGCTTCTTCGCCTTCAACCTCACCTACCTGCTCTCCTCCACCACCGAGGCGCTGCCCGTGTTCCTCCACGAGCGCCGCATCCTGGAGCGGGAGACCTCCCGCGGCGCCTACCGCGTGTCCTCCTACGTCGCCTCCAACGCCGCCGTCTTCCTGCCGTTCCTGCTCGCCGCGGCGCTGCTCTACGCGGCGCCCGTGTACTGGCTCGTGGGCCTGGCGCGCGAGCCCGCCGCCTTCGCCTACTTCGCGCTCGTTGTCTGGCTCGTCATGCTCACCGCCAACTCCTTCGTCGCCTGCCTCAGCGCGGTGGCGCCCAACTACATCGTGGGGAACTCCATCGTCTCGGGGCTCATcggctgcttcttcctcttctccggcTACTTCGTGGCCAGCACGAACATCCCGCGCTACTGGGTGTTCATGCACTACGCCAGCCTGTTCAAGTACCCGTTCGAGGCCCTGGTGGTGAACGAGTacggcggcgcgcgcggcggcAGGGAGTGCCTCGcctcggccggcggcggcgcgggggcgcTCTGCGTGCTCGACGGCGCGGGGCTTCTGCGGCAGCAGGGGATGCGGGAGGGCATGCGGTGGACCAACCTGGGCGTCATGATCGGTTTCGTGGTCGGCTACAGGCTGCTCTGCTTCGTCTTCCTCTGCATCAGGTGCCACCGCACGAGGAGGTGA